The sequence TGCGTATGCTTTCAGAAATTGTTCATAAACACGGAGCATTACTAATTGTTTGTGTCGATCCGATTTCTTTAGGGTTATTCGTACCTCCAGGGGGCTATCAAGCTGATATTGCAGTTGGCGAGGGACAGCCATTAGGAATTTTACCAGCGTATGGGGGTCCGTACTTGGGTATCTTAACAACCCGTAGCGAGTATATTAGGATAATTCCCGGACGATTAGTCGGTAAAACTGCCGATATTGACAATAAGACTGGATATGTGCTAGTATTACAAACACGGGAACAGCATATTCGCCGAGAAAAGGCGACTTCTAATATCTGTACAAATGAGGCACTTTGTGCTTTAATGGCAACGATATATTTAACAGTTATGGGGAAAAACGGTATTAGAGAAGTAGCAAGACAGTGTTATGCAAAAAGCCACTACTTAGCAAAAGAAATTACCCAAATAGATAGTTATGAATTAGCATTCAATGCGCCATTTTTTAAGGAATTTGTGATAAAAACTAAACATTCACCAAAATATATTATCAAAGAATTATTAAAAGAAAAAATTTTTGCTGGAATTGATTTGTCTCGTTTTAATAAAGACTGGGAAAATTTAATGCTTATTGCTGTAACAGAAAAACGTACAAAATCAGAATTAGATCGCTATATAAAATTATTAAAGGAGCTATGATGAGCCGAGAATGTCGTGTGGTCAGAAATAAGCAATATTGTCCATGTACTTATGAAACCTGTGGACGACGTGGTCGCTGCTGTGAATGTATTGCCTATCACCGCCAGCAGAATGAATTACCAGCCTGTTATTTTCCACGCAGTGTTGAAAAAACTTACGATCGATCAATAAGAAAATTTATTGAATGTCACACCATTAAGCGCTATGACGAATAAGCTGGAGCCATTAATATTTGAATATTCAAGGCCGAACCGAAAGGCATATTCGTTACCGGCACTTGATGTTGAATTTAAAGTAGATGATATGCCCAGCGAAGAATTACGCACGGAGCTAAATTTACCTGAAGTTTCCGAAGTTGATCTTGTAAGGCATTTTATAAAACTTTCCGTTTTGAATCATCATGTGGATAAAGACTTCTATCCGTTAGGTTCCTGTACGATGAAATATAATCCTAAGATTAATGAAGATATCGCTGGTCTTGAAGGTTTCAGCTTAATTCATCCGTTACAACCCGAAGAAACGGTTCAAGGTTCATTGGCTTTAATGTATGAATTAGGACAATACCTTTGTGAAATTTCCGGAATGGATGCGATTTCATTACAGCCAGCCGCTGGGGCTCAAGGAGAATTGACAAGTATAATGATTGCACGAAAATATTATGATGAACGCCGAGAACAACGTAAGAAAGTTCTTGTTCCCGATTCTGCACATGGGACCAATCCAGCATCAGTGAATCTGGCCGGTTTTACAGCTATCGAAATAAAATCAAACAGCCAAGGTCTGGTTGATTTAGAAGACTTAAGCAAAAAGCTAGATAGCGAAGTTGCCTGTTTAATGCTTACCGTTCCTAACACGTTAGGACTTTTTGAGCGGGATCTCGCCAAAATTATTGATTTGTGTCACAATAAAGGTGCACTAGTTTACTTAGATGGTGCGAATATGAATGCATATCTAGGTTACTTTCGTCCAGGTGATGCTGGGTTTGACTTTGTACACTTCAATTTGCACAAAACTTTTTCAACACCTCACGGTGGCGGTGGACCGGGAGCTGGGCCGGTAGGAGTAAAGAAATTTTTGGCAAAGTATTTGCCTGTTCCGGTAATTGAGAAACAGTTTGACGACCAAAATCACCAATATTATACATTAAACTATGATTATCCTGAGAGTATTGGGAAAGTATTAGCTTTTTATGGTAACTTTTTAGTTATGGTGAAAGCTTACAGTTATATACGAATACTTGGAGCAAGGGGATTAAAAGAAGTTGCTAAATGCGCGGTAATAAATGCCAATTATATCCGTAAATCCTTAGAAGATTATTATCACTTGCCCTATAATGATATTTGTATGCACGAATGTGTATTTTCTAGTATAAATTTTCGTGAATATGGTGTTAGAGCATTGGACATTGCCAAAAGACTATTGGACTATGGTCTTCATGCGCCGACTATATATTTTCCCTTAATCGTTCCAGAAGCACTAATGATTGAGCCGACAGAGACTGAATCAAAAGAATCTATCGACCGATTTATTAATGCAATGATCGAAATTGCACACGAAGCTCGTGAAAATTCTCAACTCCTAAAAGGAGCACCTTGGAATACTCCGGTTCGTCGATTAGATGAGGTTAGAGCGTCACGGGAGTTAAATGTTAGATTTATAAAACAATGATTATGACAACAGAACTCACACCAGAGCGAAAAACCGAGCTGATACATAAAATTGCCGAGAAAGTAGTTAACTTAAAATTAACACCGGTCGCAATCGTTTTGTTAGAATCAGCTAAACCTTTTTCGTTTGTTGCATCTCAACTTTTAGTTTTTTTTCAACCGATATATGCCGCAGTGTTTCCAGCCCAGCCCTATGATGAATTAATTCAGTTGCTTGATGATCGAGCCAGTATTGAATTACTTATTTGCGAAATAGAGAAACTTGAAGAAGAACTGAGCAATAAAAAGAAAAATATACCAATAAAAAGTTAATTAATTTATAGGGTATGATTGCCAAAGAAAAAATCACACGAATTTTGGCTACGGATTGTGGTAGTACAACAACTAAAGCTATTTTAATTGAAAAACAATTAAATGGTGAATATCGACTCAAGACCCGCGGTGAAGCACCA comes from candidate division WOR-3 bacterium and encodes:
- the gcvPB gene encoding aminomethyl-transferring glycine dehydrogenase subunit GcvPB, with the protein product MTNKLEPLIFEYSRPNRKAYSLPALDVEFKVDDMPSEELRTELNLPEVSEVDLVRHFIKLSVLNHHVDKDFYPLGSCTMKYNPKINEDIAGLEGFSLIHPLQPEETVQGSLALMYELGQYLCEISGMDAISLQPAAGAQGELTSIMIARKYYDERREQRKKVLVPDSAHGTNPASVNLAGFTAIEIKSNSQGLVDLEDLSKKLDSEVACLMLTVPNTLGLFERDLAKIIDLCHNKGALVYLDGANMNAYLGYFRPGDAGFDFVHFNLHKTFSTPHGGGGPGAGPVGVKKFLAKYLPVPVIEKQFDDQNHQYYTLNYDYPESIGKVLAFYGNFLVMVKAYSYIRILGARGLKEVAKCAVINANYIRKSLEDYYHLPYNDICMHECVFSSINFREYGVRALDIAKRLLDYGLHAPTIYFPLIVPEALMIEPTETESKESIDRFINAMIEIAHEARENSQLLKGAPWNTPVRRLDEVRASRELNVRFIKQ
- a CDS encoding DUF6485 family protein; translated protein: MMSRECRVVRNKQYCPCTYETCGRRGRCCECIAYHRQQNELPACYFPRSVEKTYDRSIRKFIECHTIKRYDE
- the gcvPA gene encoding aminomethyl-transferring glycine dehydrogenase subunit GcvPA, translated to MFTPHTDEDKKLMLEKIGVSSFEELISVIPKELRFTGELNLPPPLSELEIFNHCRSLAAKNKNLNEYTSFLGAGVYDHYIPSVVKHIVSRSEFYTAYTPYQAEVSQGTLQTIYEYQSLICELFDMEISNAGMYDGASAFAEACHMARTITKRNKILMASTIHPYYQQVIKTYTYGLNIPIIECSCGLGRIDPKEIEEKIDQDTAALLVQHPNFFGILEPVRMLSEIVHKHGALLIVCVDPISLGLFVPPGGYQADIAVGEGQPLGILPAYGGPYLGILTTRSEYIRIIPGRLVGKTADIDNKTGYVLVLQTREQHIRREKATSNICTNEALCALMATIYLTVMGKNGIREVARQCYAKSHYLAKEITQIDSYELAFNAPFFKEFVIKTKHSPKYIIKELLKEKIFAGIDLSRFNKDWENLMLIAVTEKRTKSELDRYIKLLKEL